One genomic region from Ammospiza caudacuta isolate bAmmCau1 chromosome 1, bAmmCau1.pri, whole genome shotgun sequence encodes:
- the SNAI2 gene encoding zinc finger protein SNAI2: MPRSFLVKKHFNSSKKPNYSELDTHTVIISPYLYESYPVPIIPQPEILSSVAYNPITVWTTTGLLPSPLPNDLSPLSGYPSSLGRVSPPPPSDTSSKDHSGSESPISDEEERIQSKLSDPHAIEAEKFQCSLCNKTYSTFSGLAKHKQLHCDAQSRKSFSCKYCDKEYVSLGALKMHIRTHTLPCVCKICGKAFSRPWLLQGHIRTHTGEKPFSCPHCNRAFADRSNLRAHLQTHSDVKKYQCKNCSKTFSRMSLLHKHEESGCCVAH; encoded by the exons ATGCCACGCTCCTTCCTGGTCAAGAAGCATTTCAATTCATCCAAGAAGCCGAACTACAGCGAGCTGGACACTCACACAG TGATTATATCCCCATACCTGTACGAAAGCTACCCAGTCCCTATCATCCCACAGCCAGAGATCCTGAGCTCAGTAGCTTACAACCCCATCACTGTGTGGACTACAACTGGGCTGCTACCGTCTCCACTACCCAATGACCTCTCTCCGCTCTCTGGATACCCCTCATCTTTGGGAAGAGTCAGCCCACCTCCACCTTCTGACACCTCCTCCAAAGATCACAGCGGCTCAGAAAGCCCCATCAGCGATGAAGAGGAGAGAATCCAGTCAAAGCTTTCAGACCCTCATGCAATCGAAGCCGAAAAGTTCCAGTGCAGTTTGTGCAACAAGACCTATTCGACTTTCTCTGGGTTGGCCAAACACAAGCAGCTGCACTGTGATGCCCAGTCTAGGAAATCCTTCAGCTGCAAGTACTGTGACAAGGAGTATGTCAGCCTGGGAGCACTTAAGATGCACATCAGGACCCACACGCTACCTTGCGTCTGCAAGATCTGCGGCAAGGCTTTCTCTAGACCCTGGCTACTTCAAGGACACATTAGAACTCACACTG GAGAGAAGCCATTTTCCTGTCCTCACTGCAACAGGGCTTTTGCAGACAGATCCAATCTGAGGGCTCATCTGCAGACCCACTCAGATGTGAAGAAATACCAGTGCAAAAATTGCTCCAAAACTTTCTCCAGAATGTCTCTTCTGCACAAACATGAGGAATCTGGCTGCTGTGTAGCACACTGA